A window from Erythrobacter sp. YJ-T3-07 encodes these proteins:
- a CDS encoding LON peptidase substrate-binding domain-containing protein: MRLSIFPLTGAILFPGLQLPLHMFEPRYRALVSDALARDRRIAMIQPKTTRDGSPLYDIGCVGKIADVEAMDDGRYNLVLDGESRFRMIRELDVATPFRQIEGELIAEDGDEVLSGIERAGFEREARRFADAQGYSVDWDAVAQLDDQSLINGVSQIAPFDAASKQALLETPDLAARCELLIQLMYFFGRQNGTDDRVTLQ; the protein is encoded by the coding sequence ATGCGGCTGTCCATCTTCCCGCTTACCGGCGCGATCCTGTTCCCCGGCCTGCAATTGCCGCTGCATATGTTCGAGCCGCGCTATCGCGCGCTGGTCAGCGATGCGCTGGCGCGCGACCGGCGAATCGCGATGATCCAGCCCAAGACCACGCGCGACGGATCGCCGCTCTACGACATCGGCTGCGTGGGCAAGATCGCCGATGTCGAAGCGATGGACGACGGACGCTACAACCTCGTGCTCGACGGGGAGAGCCGCTTTCGCATGATTCGCGAGCTCGATGTCGCCACCCCCTTCCGCCAGATCGAGGGCGAGCTGATCGCCGAGGACGGCGATGAAGTGCTCAGCGGGATCGAGCGCGCCGGGTTCGAACGCGAAGCCCGCCGTTTCGCCGACGCGCAGGGCTATTCGGTGGACTGGGATGCGGTCGCCCAGCTCGACGACCAGTCGCTGATCAACGGGGTCAGCCAGATCGCCCCCTTCGATGCCGCGTCCAAACAGGCGCTGCTGGAAACGCCGGACCTTGCCGCACGCTGCGAGCTGCTGATCCAGCTGATGTACTTCTTCGGCCGGCAGAACGGCACCGACGACCGGGTTACCTTGCAATAG
- a CDS encoding thermonuclease family protein — MGEESHYRRTGLRSGQRGTPRANARASSWRGAITPLTIVLPLGLFAVLFPWKAVMGEAASDNAAAPVPVSAQFALCVGGSRHTCVVDGDTIWLNGEKIRIADIDAPEISQPSCEAERIAGTRATERLTRWLNEGAFEVHPNPDGRDTDRYGRKLRVLARSGESAVETLEAEGLATRWGGSGREWC; from the coding sequence ATGGGTGAGGAGTCTCATTATCGTCGCACCGGCCTGCGCAGCGGCCAGCGTGGCACGCCGCGAGCCAACGCCCGCGCATCCTCGTGGCGCGGCGCGATCACCCCGCTGACCATCGTGCTGCCGCTCGGCCTGTTTGCAGTGCTGTTCCCGTGGAAGGCGGTGATGGGAGAGGCGGCGAGCGACAATGCGGCCGCGCCCGTGCCGGTCTCCGCGCAATTCGCGCTGTGCGTGGGTGGATCGCGCCATACCTGCGTGGTCGATGGCGACACGATCTGGCTCAACGGAGAGAAGATCCGCATCGCCGATATCGACGCGCCGGAGATTTCTCAGCCATCCTGCGAGGCCGAGCGGATCGCCGGCACCCGCGCGACCGAACGCCTGACCCGGTGGCTCAACGAAGGCGCGTTCGAAGTCCACCCCAACCCCGACGGCCGCGACACCGACCGCTACGGCCGCAAACTGCGCGTCCTCGCCCGCAGCGGCGAGAGCGCGGTCGAGACGCTGGAGGCAGAGGGGCTGGCTACGCGCTGGGGCGGCAGCGGGCGGGAGTGGTGTTGA
- a CDS encoding MarC family protein, producing MFELFLSAFVTFFVVVDPPGCAPIYAGLTKGASAQQRRNMALRACLIAAAILLVFALFGVDLLAALHIELDSFRIAGGLMLFWIAWEMVFEKRTQRREERAERIAASPEVEDVSVFPMAMPMLAGPGAIAAIMLLMNEAESVEQMAVVLGALAAVLVITAVALIAAGPLMRLFGDKVESVITRLLGVLLAALAAQYVVDGLRGAFGI from the coding sequence ATGTTCGAGCTTTTCCTCTCCGCCTTCGTGACCTTCTTCGTGGTGGTCGACCCGCCGGGCTGCGCGCCGATCTATGCCGGGCTGACCAAGGGCGCGAGCGCGCAGCAGCGGCGCAACATGGCGCTGCGCGCGTGCCTGATCGCGGCGGCGATCCTGCTGGTGTTCGCGCTGTTCGGGGTCGACCTGCTGGCTGCATTGCATATCGAGCTCGACAGCTTCCGGATCGCGGGCGGGCTGATGCTGTTCTGGATCGCGTGGGAAATGGTGTTCGAAAAGCGCACCCAGCGGCGCGAGGAACGCGCGGAGCGGATTGCGGCGAGCCCGGAGGTGGAGGACGTATCCGTGTTCCCCATGGCGATGCCGATGCTGGCAGGGCCGGGCGCGATCGCCGCGATCATGCTGCTGATGAACGAGGCGGAATCCGTCGAGCAAATGGCCGTTGTGCTAGGCGCGCTGGCCGCGGTGCTCGTGATCACTGCCGTCGCGCTGATCGCGGCGGGCCCGCTGATGCGGCTGTTCGGCGACAAGGTCGAATCGGTCATCACCCGCCTGCTCGGCGTGCTGCTCGCGGCGCTTGCAGCGCAATATGTGGTCGACGGCCTGCGCGGCGCCTTCGGGATCTGA
- a CDS encoding Panacea domain-containing protein, with protein sequence MASVFDVAQYILKKQGPMSAMKLQKLVYYSQAWHTVWADKQLFKHSIEAWKDGPVCPALWRAHANQFRVSSMANGDAKKLDEREKRTIRQVLDFYGDKDAQWLSDLTHAEDPWLDARRGTRPGERSNAVITPKAMQRYYASL encoded by the coding sequence ATGGCAAGCGTGTTTGATGTCGCGCAGTACATCCTCAAGAAGCAAGGCCCTATGTCGGCCATGAAGCTTCAGAAGTTGGTTTACTACTCGCAGGCTTGGCACACAGTTTGGGCGGACAAACAACTTTTCAAGCATTCAATCGAGGCTTGGAAGGATGGCCCTGTGTGCCCTGCGCTTTGGCGCGCGCACGCAAACCAGTTCCGTGTTTCGAGCATGGCGAATGGAGACGCGAAGAAGCTTGACGAGCGGGAAAAGCGCACGATTAGGCAGGTTCTCGATTTTTACGGCGACAAAGACGCGCAGTGGTTGAGCGACCTAACCCACGCCGAAGACCCATGGTTGGATGCCCGCCGGGGAACGCGCCCGGGCGAGCGTAGCAACGCCGTGATTACGCCCAAGGCTATGCAGAGATACTACGCTTCGCTCTAA
- the folD gene encoding bifunctional methylenetetrahydrofolate dehydrogenase/methenyltetrahydrofolate cyclohydrolase FolD: protein MSAQLIDGKAFAANLRETVGEHAATFAEKAGRKAGLAVVLVGEDPASDVYVRSKGKATVAANMESFEHRLAADTTEDVLIALVEQLNDDPAVDGILVQLPLPGDLDEQAVIAAIDPGKDVDGFHVESAGRLMVGQEGFVPCTPLGCMMMLRDRLGDLSGMNAVVIGRSNIVGKPMAQLLLDANATVTIAHSRTADLPEVVRRADIVVAAVGRPEMVKADWLKPGATVIDVGINRLAPAEGEAKGRLVGDVDFEGARQVAGAITPVPGGVGPMTIAVLLRNTLVAAYRHEGLELPEGL from the coding sequence GTGAGCGCACAGCTGATCGACGGGAAGGCCTTCGCGGCAAACTTGCGCGAAACGGTCGGCGAACACGCCGCGACCTTCGCCGAAAAGGCGGGACGCAAGGCGGGTCTCGCGGTGGTGCTGGTCGGTGAAGACCCGGCGAGCGATGTCTATGTCCGCTCCAAGGGCAAGGCGACCGTGGCTGCCAATATGGAAAGCTTCGAGCATCGCCTGGCCGCCGACACCACCGAGGATGTGCTGATCGCGCTGGTCGAGCAGCTCAACGACGATCCGGCGGTCGATGGCATCCTCGTCCAGCTGCCGCTGCCCGGTGACCTCGACGAACAGGCGGTGATCGCCGCGATCGACCCGGGCAAGGATGTCGACGGCTTCCATGTCGAAAGCGCCGGGCGCCTGATGGTCGGGCAGGAGGGCTTCGTCCCGTGCACGCCGCTGGGCTGCATGATGATGCTGCGCGACCGGCTGGGCGACCTGTCGGGGATGAACGCGGTCGTCATCGGCCGCTCCAACATCGTCGGCAAGCCGATGGCGCAGCTGCTGCTCGACGCCAACGCCACGGTGACCATCGCGCACAGTCGCACTGCGGACCTGCCCGAGGTCGTTCGCCGCGCGGATATCGTCGTCGCCGCGGTCGGCCGTCCGGAGATGGTCAAGGCCGACTGGCTGAAACCCGGTGCGACGGTGATCGATGTCGGGATCAACCGGCTCGCGCCTGCCGAGGGCGAGGCCAAGGGGCGCCTCGTCGGCGATGTTGACTTCGAAGGCGCCAGGCAGGTCGCGGGTGCGATCACCCCGGTTCCCGGCGGGGTCGGCCCGATGACGATCGCGGTGCTGCTTCGCAATACGCTCGTCGCGGCCTATAGGCATGAAGGGCTGGAACTCCCGGAGGGGTTATAA
- a CDS encoding tetratricopeptide repeat protein produces MGLNIEEQKAVERFQKEVVEPSMTKLVVLDFWAEWCGPCKALAPMLEKVAAQYADKGVVLKKINVDEEQFIASQFQVQSIPTVYALFQGRPVADLTSARSESQLTQALDQILAQLPIDPNAAGADSGANNGMPEVEELIAMGEQLLDAGETEKAVQLYTEIATAAPPEIASRPEIQSGLIRALLANGQHEQAQAAFDALTDEQKADPAVAQAGAQLELSGEKVDEGELAALREKAHGGDMDARYAYAEAAFAAGQRDAAADELLSMVEENREWNEGAARTKLLQIFEAVGLEDAWVVATRRRLSKILFG; encoded by the coding sequence ATGGGGCTCAATATCGAGGAACAGAAAGCGGTCGAACGCTTCCAGAAGGAAGTCGTCGAACCGTCGATGACGAAGCTGGTGGTGCTCGATTTCTGGGCCGAATGGTGCGGCCCGTGCAAGGCGCTCGCCCCGATGCTGGAAAAGGTCGCGGCGCAATATGCCGACAAGGGCGTGGTCCTGAAGAAGATCAATGTCGATGAAGAGCAGTTCATCGCCAGCCAGTTCCAGGTCCAGTCGATCCCCACGGTCTACGCCTTGTTCCAGGGCCGCCCCGTGGCGGACCTGACCAGCGCGCGCAGCGAAAGCCAGCTGACCCAGGCGCTCGACCAGATCCTCGCGCAGCTTCCGATCGATCCCAATGCGGCCGGTGCCGATTCGGGCGCCAATAATGGCATGCCCGAAGTCGAGGAGCTTATCGCCATGGGCGAGCAGCTGCTGGATGCGGGCGAGACCGAGAAAGCCGTCCAACTCTACACCGAGATCGCGACCGCCGCCCCGCCCGAGATCGCGAGCCGTCCCGAAATCCAGTCCGGCCTGATTCGCGCGCTGCTGGCAAACGGGCAGCACGAGCAGGCGCAGGCTGCCTTCGACGCGCTGACCGACGAACAGAAGGCCGACCCCGCCGTGGCCCAGGCCGGTGCGCAGCTGGAACTCTCGGGCGAGAAGGTCGATGAGGGCGAGCTGGCCGCGCTGCGCGAGAAGGCCCATGGGGGCGATATGGACGCACGCTACGCCTACGCCGAAGCCGCCTTCGCCGCAGGCCAGCGCGACGCCGCAGCGGATGAGCTGCTGAGCATGGTCGAGGAGAATCGTGAATGGAACGAAGGCGCGGCGCGGACCAAGCTGCTGCAGATCTTCGAGGCGGTCGGTCTGGAAGACGCATGGGTGGTTGCCACCCGTCGTCGCCTGTCCAAGATCCTGTTCGGTTAG
- a CDS encoding serine hydrolase produces the protein MSVRIIVATFLVCLLGSAAAAQPLPRYDLDQLEAAIDKGELGDIAALASTQGGEIVYRKRFDGKAPGTPVDIKSAGKSITALAVGMAIMDGKLAGRDVAVWPYLGHSRGEPFDSITVGGLLAMASALDCDDRDGKSPGQEERMYRTREWRAFALDLPARSFTRGENGYGPFSYCTAGVFLLGQVVETATGERFDDYVQRRLFDPLGIARPIWRTSRSGEIQSGGQLTISDEALLKIGRLVLDRGEWDGRQVIDRAWIESMLTPRHTLGEHQFYGDLWWATPLRAGEQYVPAWMMKGNGGNIVAVVPSHDAVLVVQTRNYNKRDAERHAFTALWAMLGALAPVTAPAIAR, from the coding sequence ATGTCGGTCAGGATCATCGTCGCGACGTTTCTCGTCTGCCTGCTGGGCAGCGCTGCGGCGGCGCAACCGCTGCCGCGCTACGATCTGGACCAGCTTGAGGCTGCGATCGACAAGGGCGAGTTGGGCGATATCGCCGCGCTCGCCAGCACGCAGGGCGGTGAGATCGTCTATCGCAAGCGGTTCGACGGCAAGGCCCCCGGCACTCCGGTAGATATCAAGTCGGCGGGCAAGTCGATTACCGCGCTGGCGGTCGGCATGGCGATCATGGATGGCAAGCTGGCCGGGCGCGACGTGGCGGTGTGGCCATATCTCGGCCATTCGCGGGGCGAGCCTTTCGATTCGATCACGGTGGGCGGCCTGCTCGCGATGGCCAGCGCGCTCGACTGCGACGACCGGGACGGCAAGTCTCCCGGGCAGGAGGAGCGGATGTACCGGACGCGCGAATGGCGCGCCTTCGCGCTGGACCTCCCCGCGCGCAGCTTCACCCGGGGAGAGAATGGCTACGGCCCGTTCTCCTATTGCACGGCGGGCGTGTTCCTCCTCGGCCAGGTGGTCGAGACCGCCACGGGCGAGCGGTTCGACGATTACGTCCAGCGCCGCCTGTTCGACCCCCTCGGCATAGCGCGCCCCATCTGGCGGACCTCGCGCAGCGGCGAGATCCAGTCAGGCGGGCAGCTGACCATTTCGGACGAAGCGCTGCTCAAGATCGGCCGCCTCGTCCTCGATCGCGGGGAATGGGACGGCCGGCAGGTGATCGATCGCGCGTGGATCGAGTCGATGCTGACCCCGCGCCACACGCTGGGCGAACACCAATTCTACGGCGACCTGTGGTGGGCAACCCCGCTGCGCGCGGGCGAGCAATACGTGCCTGCATGGATGATGAAGGGCAATGGCGGCAACATCGTCGCCGTCGTGCCCAGCCACGATGCCGTGCTGGTGGTGCAGACGCGCAATTACAACAAGCGCGATGCGGAACGGCACGCGTTCACCGCGCTGTGGGCCATGCTCGGCGCGCTCGCACCGGTTACTGCCCCGGCTATTGCAAGGTAA
- a CDS encoding formate/nitrite transporter family protein, with protein sequence MAEEEGPDQDQANGVDAARESGHDIVREDLDDHEREIVSSHEVASARLVHEIIRQRGIDELERPASALLWSAIAAGFVIGLSPFAIGIFTSEVADGPWRPLLMALGYAIGFIAVISGRLQLFTESTVTAVIPLATTPCWRNFHRTMRLWGIVLAGNMVGTFAFALFVHFNLAGQPEIGRQIEQNSLDAITLYMAAPFLKGIPAGFMLAALVWAMPNLERQEIFIIAAITGLMHLGGVAHSIVGSAELWIIMLDGKIGVAQGLFGFLVPAVLGNVVGGGLLFALLAHAQVVPELDNGYVYGEERPRTPPNRRR encoded by the coding sequence ATGGCAGAGGAAGAGGGCCCGGATCAGGACCAGGCGAATGGCGTCGACGCCGCGAGGGAGAGCGGCCACGACATCGTGCGCGAGGATCTGGACGATCACGAGCGCGAGATCGTCTCCAGCCACGAGGTCGCCAGCGCGCGGCTGGTTCACGAAATCATCCGCCAACGCGGGATCGACGAGTTGGAGCGCCCCGCCTCGGCCCTCTTGTGGTCGGCGATTGCCGCGGGATTCGTGATCGGGCTGTCGCCCTTCGCGATCGGCATTTTTACCAGTGAAGTGGCCGACGGGCCGTGGAGGCCGCTGCTGATGGCGCTGGGCTACGCGATCGGCTTCATCGCGGTGATCTCTGGGCGGCTGCAATTGTTCACCGAGAGCACCGTCACCGCAGTGATCCCGCTGGCGACCACGCCATGCTGGCGCAATTTCCACCGCACCATGCGGCTGTGGGGAATCGTGCTGGCGGGCAACATGGTGGGCACCTTCGCCTTCGCCCTGTTCGTCCACTTCAACCTCGCGGGCCAGCCGGAGATCGGCCGCCAGATCGAGCAGAATTCGCTGGACGCGATCACGCTCTACATGGCCGCACCGTTCCTGAAGGGCATCCCGGCGGGCTTCATGCTGGCCGCGCTGGTGTGGGCGATGCCCAATCTCGAACGGCAGGAGATTTTCATCATCGCCGCGATCACCGGCCTGATGCACCTTGGCGGGGTCGCGCACTCGATCGTCGGTTCGGCGGAGCTGTGGATCATCATGCTCGACGGGAAGATCGGCGTGGCGCAGGGCCTGTTCGGATTTCTCGTGCCCGCGGTGCTCGGCAATGTGGTTGGCGGCGGGCTGCTGTTCGCGCTGCTCGCCCATGCGCAGGTCGTGCCCGAGCTCGACAATGGCTACGTCTATGGCGAGGAACGCCCCCGCACGCCTCCCAACAGGAGGCGCTAG
- the argB gene encoding acetylglutamate kinase, with product MSETTNSQGASAADPSLDAGAKASVLIEALPYLRRYAGRTFVVKYGGHAMGDHAAAASFAQDVVLLKAVGINPVVVHGGGPQIGAMLGRLGVESSFVDGLRVTDEATVEIAEMVLSGAINKQIVAAIHAAGGRALGISGKDAGLVRARKVARDTRTEDSAIEQVVDLGFVGEPAAIDASVIELATSGGLIPVIAPIGAGEHGETFNINADTMAGALAGALGAARLLLLTDVAGVLDGEGNLVTELDEQKIEALRAQGVITGGMIPKLETCLAATRAGCEAAVILDGRVDHAMLLEFFTARGAGTLVRAAENG from the coding sequence ATGAGCGAGACCACCAACTCCCAGGGCGCCTCCGCCGCCGACCCGTCGCTGGATGCTGGCGCCAAGGCCAGCGTGCTGATCGAGGCGCTGCCCTATCTGCGCCGCTACGCCGGGCGCACCTTCGTGGTGAAGTATGGCGGGCACGCGATGGGCGATCACGCCGCCGCGGCCAGCTTCGCGCAGGATGTCGTGCTGCTGAAGGCGGTCGGCATCAACCCCGTGGTGGTCCACGGCGGCGGCCCGCAGATCGGCGCGATGCTGGGGCGGCTGGGGGTCGAAAGCAGCTTCGTCGACGGCCTGCGGGTGACCGACGAGGCTACGGTAGAGATTGCCGAGATGGTCCTCTCGGGCGCGATCAACAAGCAGATCGTCGCCGCGATCCACGCCGCCGGTGGCCGCGCGCTGGGCATCTCCGGCAAGGATGCGGGCCTGGTCCGCGCGCGCAAGGTCGCCCGCGACACGCGCACCGAAGACAGCGCGATCGAACAGGTGGTCGATCTCGGCTTCGTCGGCGAACCGGCTGCGATCGATGCCTCGGTCATCGAGCTGGCGACCAGCGGTGGCCTGATCCCCGTGATCGCCCCGATCGGCGCGGGCGAGCATGGCGAGACGTTCAACATCAATGCCGACACCATGGCCGGTGCCCTCGCCGGTGCGCTGGGCGCGGCGCGGCTGCTGCTGCTGACCGATGTGGCGGGCGTGCTCGACGGCGAGGGCAATCTGGTGACCGAACTGGACGAGCAGAAGATCGAGGCGCTGCGGGCACAGGGCGTCATCACCGGCGGGATGATCCCCAAGCTGGAGACCTGTCTTGCCGCGACCCGCGCCGGGTGCGAGGCGGCGGTCATCCTCGACGGGCGGGTCGATCATGCGATGCTGCTCGAGTTCTTCACCGCCCGCGGTGCGGGTACGCTCGTCAGGGCGGCCGAAAACGGCTAG
- a CDS encoding YggT family protein, producing the protein MQALFTIYQIVELLTNVFVMLIIVQFVIGLLLAFNVVSRGNDFVVAVYRSINSLLDPVLSPIRKMLPQTGAIDFSPLVLIIVLQIFLIILSSVIRSLA; encoded by the coding sequence ATGCAAGCCCTCTTTACCATCTACCAGATCGTCGAATTGCTCACGAACGTGTTCGTGATGCTGATCATCGTCCAGTTCGTGATCGGCCTGTTGCTCGCGTTCAACGTCGTCAGCCGCGGCAACGACTTCGTCGTTGCGGTCTACCGCTCGATCAATTCGCTGCTCGATCCGGTCCTCAGCCCGATCCGCAAGATGCTGCCGCAGACCGGTGCGATCGACTTTTCGCCGCTGGTGCTGATCATCGTGCTGCAGATCTTCCTCATCATCCTCAGTTCCGTCATCCGGAGCCTTGCGTGA
- a CDS encoding DUF4440 domain-containing protein — protein sequence MLLTLTATLLAAASPASTGQASPALVPVVMRPSGEDAAQPIPSYEDTLTQIEGNDERLFWGFFEGCDPDAVAEVIHPDYRMLHDKDGLALRGGEQTVAQVRKQCAARAPGGANEGYRNRRLLVPGSRRVQMLGDWGALEEGYHTFLEWGGEERGWVQTGGARYINTWQWMPAEGRFRLLESISIDHGAAPAYPPAG from the coding sequence ATGCTGCTAACTCTTACTGCCACATTGCTTGCCGCCGCCAGCCCTGCATCGACGGGCCAAGCTTCGCCGGCTCTCGTTCCGGTCGTCATGCGGCCGTCCGGCGAGGATGCGGCACAGCCGATCCCCTCTTATGAAGACACGCTCACGCAGATTGAAGGCAATGACGAGCGCCTGTTCTGGGGCTTTTTCGAAGGGTGCGACCCGGATGCAGTCGCCGAGGTGATTCACCCCGATTATCGTATGCTCCACGATAAAGACGGGCTGGCCCTGCGGGGAGGCGAACAGACCGTCGCGCAGGTTCGCAAACAATGCGCGGCCCGCGCGCCCGGCGGTGCGAATGAGGGCTATCGCAATCGCCGCCTGCTCGTCCCGGGATCGAGGCGGGTGCAGATGCTGGGTGACTGGGGGGCGCTGGAAGAAGGCTATCATACCTTCCTCGAATGGGGTGGGGAAGAGCGCGGCTGGGTGCAGACCGGCGGTGCGCGTTACATCAACACATGGCAATGGATGCCTGCCGAGGGCCGCTTTCGCCTGCTCGAAAGTATCAGCATCGACCACGGGGCAGCACCCGCCTATCCGCCAGCGGGTTAG
- a CDS encoding P63C domain-containing protein encodes MPDDKNLIEPIDADFDMVAKAMTPSAPKVLHTLAGSKDRPLKIGNAEIDCYVLDDETRVLSQRGMFKGLGVTRGGPRNANEPSQTGAEIPRFASQKWLEPFISKDLESALKSPVFFQPPAGHTGYGYPAEVLVDVCDAIIEADKQGATTERQAPIVANAMALMRGFAKTGIIALVDEVTGYQDMRAKEALADIFEKFLSEERQKWTKTFPIDFYKEIYRLRGWDFKPWSTKRPSVVAHWTDDFVYDRLAPQLTEELRKKNPVADTGRRKDKHHQWFNPENGHPRLREHISGVIALLRAAETWEGFKRSLNRAYPKFGDTIELPLTGGRSEIDD; translated from the coding sequence GCGCCTAAAGTTCTTCATACGTTAGCCGGGTCGAAGGACCGACCACTCAAGATCGGCAACGCCGAAATCGATTGCTATGTGCTTGATGATGAAACGCGGGTCTTAAGCCAGCGTGGAATGTTCAAGGGCCTAGGGGTTACAAGGGGCGGACCACGCAACGCAAATGAGCCATCGCAGACCGGCGCCGAAATACCCCGTTTTGCATCGCAGAAATGGCTAGAACCTTTTATTTCCAAAGATTTAGAATCGGCGCTGAAAAGCCCAGTGTTCTTCCAACCTCCTGCGGGCCACACTGGCTATGGCTATCCTGCCGAGGTTCTTGTCGATGTATGCGACGCAATCATTGAGGCTGACAAGCAGGGCGCCACTACCGAGAGACAGGCGCCCATTGTGGCCAACGCAATGGCCCTTATGCGTGGCTTCGCAAAGACCGGGATCATCGCACTCGTCGATGAGGTCACTGGCTATCAGGACATGCGTGCCAAAGAGGCGCTTGCCGACATCTTCGAGAAATTCCTTTCCGAAGAACGGCAAAAGTGGACCAAGACCTTCCCGATTGATTTTTACAAGGAAATCTACCGCTTGCGCGGATGGGATTTCAAACCCTGGAGCACGAAACGCCCTAGCGTCGTAGCGCACTGGACCGATGACTTTGTGTATGACCGCTTGGCGCCGCAATTGACCGAGGAACTACGAAAGAAGAATCCCGTCGCCGATACCGGGCGTCGAAAGGACAAGCACCATCAGTGGTTCAATCCTGAGAACGGCCATCCTCGCTTGCGCGAGCATATCTCGGGCGTGATCGCATTGCTCCGGGCGGCTGAAACGTGGGAGGGATTCAAGCGCAGCTTGAACCGCGCCTATCCGAAATTCGGAGACACTATCGAATTGCCTCTGACAGGCGGAAGATCTGAAATAGACGATTGA